Proteins encoded by one window of Streptacidiphilus sp. PB12-B1b:
- a CDS encoding PspC domain-containing protein, with the protein MTATAATLRRPRHNRVIGGVCAGIAARFGLAPLTVRLLFLASCLLPGPQFLVYLALWVLLPQES; encoded by the coding sequence ATGACCGCCACCGCCGCCACCCTGCGCCGCCCCCGCCACAACCGCGTCATCGGCGGCGTCTGCGCCGGGATAGCCGCCCGCTTCGGCCTGGCCCCGCTCACCGTCCGGCTGCTGTTCCTGGCCTCCTGCCTGCTGCCCGGCCCGCAGTTCCTGGTCTACCTGGCGCTGTGGGTGCTGCTGCCGCAGGAATCGTGA
- a CDS encoding VanZ family protein, which yields MGTGIGHRSVRPGHVDDHPTGPDRTDTATATAAVPDDPADVNPGSRRLGLLLIAVHLGLVLWLAFRPISAAWMADTNLTPFATVRSELTVGTAHAYLELLRGLLQLAPLGVLLPLAGGRRDAALLPSFLRTVFAGLLVATGVELLQSTLSSHLLDVDDVLLAGIGIGLVHLLVVPAARATLRRRDRLRATPPLRPTFEIAPSPH from the coding sequence GTGGGTACGGGAATCGGCCACAGGTCAGTCAGACCGGGCCATGTCGACGACCACCCGACCGGCCCGGACCGGACCGACACCGCCACAGCCACAGCCGCAGTCCCGGACGATCCGGCCGACGTGAACCCGGGCAGCCGCCGACTGGGCCTGCTGCTGATCGCCGTCCACCTGGGCCTGGTGCTCTGGCTGGCGTTCCGGCCGATCTCGGCCGCGTGGATGGCCGACACCAACCTCACCCCGTTCGCCACCGTCCGCTCCGAACTGACCGTCGGCACCGCCCACGCCTACCTGGAACTGCTCCGGGGCCTGCTGCAGCTGGCCCCGCTCGGGGTACTGCTGCCGCTGGCCGGCGGACGCCGGGATGCGGCCCTGCTGCCGTCCTTCCTGCGCACCGTCTTCGCGGGCCTGCTCGTCGCCACCGGCGTGGAACTGCTGCAGTCCACCCTGAGCAGCCACCTGCTGGACGTGGACGACGTGCTCCTGGCGGGCATCGGCATCGGCCTGGTGCACCTGCTCGTCGTCCCGGCGGCCCGAGCCACCCTGCGCCGCCGCGACCGCCTACGCGCAACCCCGCCCCTCCGCCCCACCTTCGAAATCGCCCCCTCCCCCCACTGA
- a CDS encoding succinate dehydrogenase hydrophobic membrane anchor subunit — protein sequence MAIDSNIELTEAADPGAFLIEPPRTRTKRTGRRSRTNFEMLAWLFMRLSGIVLVFLVLGHLIIQLLLDGGVSKISFAFVAGRWASPFWQVWDLLMLWLAMLHGANGMRTVINDYAERDTTRFWLKVLLVTATVFTVLLGSLVIFTFDPTIS from the coding sequence ATGGCTATCGACAGCAACATCGAGCTCACCGAGGCCGCCGACCCCGGCGCCTTCCTGATCGAGCCGCCCCGCACCCGCACCAAGCGGACCGGACGCAGGTCCCGGACCAACTTCGAGATGCTGGCGTGGCTGTTCATGCGCCTGTCCGGCATCGTGCTGGTCTTCCTGGTCCTCGGCCACCTGATCATCCAGCTGCTGCTGGACGGCGGGGTCTCGAAGATCAGCTTCGCTTTCGTGGCCGGCCGCTGGGCCTCGCCGTTCTGGCAGGTCTGGGACCTGCTGATGCTGTGGCTGGCGATGCTCCACGGCGCGAACGGCATGCGCACGGTCATCAACGACTACGCGGAGCGGGACACCACCCGGTTCTGGCTGAAGGTGCTGCTGGTGACCGCCACGGTCTTCACCGTGCTGCTCGGCAGCCTGGTCATCTTCACCTTCGACCCGACAATCAGCTGA
- a CDS encoding thymidine phosphorylase has protein sequence MDAVSVIRAKRDRAELTDKQIDWVIDAYTRGEVADEQMSALAMAILLNGMVPREISRWTEAMIRTGVRMDFSSLPLPTSDKHSTGGVGDKTTLPLAPLVAACGAAVPQLSGRGLGHTGGTLDKLESIPGWRAALSNDEMMTVLRDTGAVICAAGDGLAPADRKLYALRDVTGTVESIPLIASSIMSKKIAEGTGALVLDVKVGTGAFMKSLDQARELARTMVGLGTAAGVNTVALLTGMSVPLGLTAGNALEVRESVEVLAGGGPADLVELTVALAREMLAAAGVSGKDPETALKDGSAMDHWRRMITAQGGDVDAPLPVAREQHVVTAPATGVLTGLDAYAVGVAAWRLGAGRARKEDPVQAGAGVEIHAKPGAEVTAGQRLLTLHTDTPERFAYALEALEGGITVDAPGTPYTPEPLILDRIAV, from the coding sequence ATGGACGCCGTCTCCGTCATCCGCGCCAAGCGCGACCGCGCCGAACTGACCGACAAGCAGATCGACTGGGTCATCGACGCCTACACCCGCGGCGAGGTCGCGGACGAGCAGATGTCGGCGCTGGCCATGGCGATCCTGCTGAACGGCATGGTGCCGCGCGAGATCAGCCGCTGGACCGAGGCGATGATCCGCACCGGCGTCCGGATGGACTTCTCCTCGCTGCCGCTGCCCACCAGCGACAAGCACTCCACCGGCGGCGTCGGCGACAAGACCACGCTGCCGCTGGCCCCGCTGGTCGCCGCCTGCGGCGCGGCCGTGCCCCAGCTCTCCGGGCGCGGCCTCGGCCACACCGGCGGCACCCTGGACAAGCTGGAGTCGATCCCCGGCTGGCGGGCCGCGCTCAGCAACGACGAGATGATGACCGTCCTGCGCGACACCGGGGCCGTCATCTGCGCCGCCGGCGACGGCCTGGCCCCCGCCGACCGCAAGCTCTACGCCCTGCGCGACGTCACCGGGACGGTCGAGTCCATCCCGCTGATCGCCAGCTCCATCATGTCCAAGAAGATCGCGGAGGGCACCGGCGCGCTGGTGCTGGACGTCAAGGTCGGCACCGGGGCCTTCATGAAGTCCCTCGACCAGGCCCGGGAGCTGGCCCGGACCATGGTGGGCCTGGGCACCGCCGCCGGAGTCAACACCGTCGCGCTGCTCACCGGGATGTCCGTCCCGCTCGGCCTGACCGCCGGCAACGCCCTGGAGGTCCGCGAGTCGGTCGAGGTGCTGGCCGGAGGCGGCCCCGCCGACCTGGTGGAGCTGACCGTGGCCCTGGCCCGGGAGATGCTCGCCGCCGCCGGGGTCAGCGGCAAGGACCCGGAGACCGCCCTCAAGGACGGCTCGGCCATGGACCACTGGCGCCGCATGATCACCGCCCAGGGCGGCGACGTGGACGCCCCGCTGCCAGTCGCCCGCGAGCAGCACGTCGTCACCGCCCCGGCCACCGGGGTGCTCACCGGCCTGGACGCCTACGCCGTCGGCGTCGCCGCCTGGCGCCTGGGCGCCGGCCGGGCCCGCAAGGAGGACCCGGTGCAGGCCGGCGCCGGCGTGGAGATCCACGCCAAGCCCGGCGCCGAGGTGACCGCCGGCCAGCGGCTGCTGACCCTGCACACGGACACCCCGGAGCGCTTCGCCTACGCCCTGGAGGCCCTGGAGGGCGGCATCACCGTCGACGCCCCGGGCACCCCCTACACCCCCGAACCCCTCATCCTGGACCGCATCGCAGTCTGA
- a CDS encoding 2-oxo-4-hydroxy-4-carboxy-5-ureidoimidazoline decarboxylase, giving the protein MHYRRRSAPFLQPSTEEDPLASDIPAQPEAATTGLQRLNQATPGAAEEALLACCGSRRWALRLAAHRPYPDTSALLAAASEASYDMSFADLTEALADESCMPQPLLGVRAPGSQAAHTALRAAHAAYEARFGHVFVVSLDDCPADEMLDRVLVSLRERLASDHDEERSTTAEELRRIALSRLEHLVASHASAAT; this is encoded by the coding sequence ATGCACTACCGTCGCCGCTCCGCGCCCTTCCTGCAACCGTCGACCGAGGAGGACCCCCTGGCCAGTGACATTCCGGCCCAGCCGGAAGCCGCGACAACCGGGTTGCAGAGGCTGAACCAGGCCACCCCCGGCGCCGCCGAGGAGGCCCTGCTGGCCTGCTGCGGCAGCCGCCGCTGGGCGCTGCGGCTGGCCGCGCACCGCCCCTACCCCGACACCTCGGCGCTGCTGGCCGCCGCCAGCGAGGCGTCGTACGACATGTCCTTCGCGGACCTCACCGAGGCGCTGGCCGACGAGAGCTGCATGCCGCAGCCGCTGCTGGGGGTGCGGGCCCCCGGGAGCCAGGCGGCGCACACCGCGCTGCGGGCGGCCCACGCCGCCTACGAGGCCCGGTTCGGCCATGTCTTCGTGGTCTCGCTGGACGACTGCCCGGCCGACGAGATGCTGGACCGCGTGCTGGTCAGCCTGCGCGAGCGGCTCGCCAGCGACCACGACGAGGAGCGCAGCACCACCGCCGAGGAACTGCGGCGGATCGCGCTGAGCCGGCTGGAGCACCTGGTCGCGTCTCACGCCTCGGCGGCAACGTGA
- a CDS encoding LysR family transcriptional regulator: MDVTASSTAELSPQAPAVLLAPLLAQFAAVARLEHVTRAAAELGMPQPTLSRAVARLEAELGVALLAREGRTVRLTRAGEVFRTAVERALGEVERGAEAARAEADPVAGRVAFGFLHTMGSEAVPMLLRGFRVENPRVRFQLVQDYTDSMLQRLRGGELDLCLVSPRPEGPELTARRLGEQRLRLVVPAEHRLAGRQRVRLAEVAGDAFVMLEPGYGLRRITDTLCTEAGFTPRVSFEGEEAETLRGMVAAGLGVAVLPPATAPRPEVAELQLTSPGARRELSLVWVTGRPLTPPVQAFRSYVLSVRDQLPLHS; this comes from the coding sequence ATGGACGTCACAGCATCGTCGACTGCGGAGCTGTCGCCGCAGGCCCCGGCGGTGCTGCTGGCACCGCTGCTGGCGCAGTTCGCCGCTGTCGCCCGGCTGGAGCATGTGACGCGCGCCGCAGCCGAGTTGGGCATGCCGCAGCCGACCCTGAGCCGGGCCGTGGCCAGGCTCGAAGCCGAGCTGGGGGTCGCGCTGCTGGCCCGGGAGGGGCGTACGGTACGGCTGACCCGGGCCGGTGAGGTCTTCCGGACGGCCGTGGAACGCGCCCTGGGCGAGGTCGAGCGCGGCGCCGAGGCGGCCCGGGCCGAGGCCGATCCGGTCGCCGGGCGGGTGGCCTTCGGCTTCCTGCACACCATGGGCTCGGAGGCGGTGCCGATGCTGCTGCGGGGGTTCCGGGTGGAGAACCCCCGGGTGCGGTTCCAGCTGGTGCAGGACTACACCGACTCCATGCTGCAGCGGCTGCGCGGCGGCGAGCTGGACCTGTGCCTGGTGTCGCCGCGCCCGGAGGGCCCGGAGCTGACCGCGCGGCGGCTCGGCGAGCAGCGGCTGCGGCTGGTCGTCCCGGCCGAGCACCGGCTGGCCGGGCGGCAGCGGGTACGGCTGGCGGAGGTCGCCGGGGACGCCTTCGTGATGCTGGAGCCCGGGTACGGGCTGCGCCGGATCACCGACACCCTGTGCACCGAGGCCGGGTTCACGCCGCGGGTCTCCTTCGAGGGCGAGGAGGCCGAGACGCTGCGCGGGATGGTCGCGGCGGGGCTGGGCGTCGCGGTGCTGCCCCCGGCGACCGCGCCCCGGCCGGAGGTGGCCGAGCTGCAGCTGACCTCGCCGGGCGCGCGCCGGGAGCTGTCGCTGGTGTGGGTGACGGGCCGTCCGCTCACCCCGCCGGTCCAGGCATTCCGCTCCTACGTGCTCTCGGTGCGGGACCAACTTCCCTTGCACAGTTGA
- a CDS encoding cytidine deaminase → MDAVDWEALRAAAKAAMERAYAPYSKYPVGAAALVDDGRTVSGCNVENASYGVTLCAECGLVSALHASGGGRLTAFTCCDGSGAVLMPCGRCRQLLWEHGGPDLLVESVSGIRPLSELLPDAFGPERL, encoded by the coding sequence GTGGACGCCGTCGACTGGGAGGCGCTGCGCGCCGCGGCCAAGGCCGCGATGGAGCGCGCCTACGCGCCGTACTCCAAGTACCCGGTGGGCGCGGCGGCGCTGGTGGACGACGGCCGCACGGTCAGCGGCTGCAACGTCGAGAACGCCTCCTACGGGGTGACCCTGTGCGCCGAGTGCGGGCTGGTCTCCGCCCTGCACGCGAGCGGCGGCGGCCGGCTGACCGCCTTCACCTGCTGCGACGGCAGCGGCGCGGTGCTGATGCCCTGCGGCCGCTGCCGGCAGCTGCTGTGGGAGCACGGCGGCCCCGACCTGCTGGTGGAGTCGGTCTCCGGGATCAGGCCGCTGTCGGAACTGCTGCCGGACGCCTTCGGTCCGGAACGGCTGTAG
- the sdhC gene encoding succinate dehydrogenase, cytochrome b556 subunit, whose protein sequence is MPAGTLYRGREGMWSWVAHRVTGVLIFFFLFAHVLDTALVRVSPQAYNSVIATYKTWPVNLMEYGLTAAILFHALNGLRVIAVDFWARGPKYQRQMLWSVVTLWVLLMAGAFYPILRVTLRTWFG, encoded by the coding sequence GTGCCGGCTGGAACGCTGTACCGCGGCCGGGAAGGCATGTGGTCGTGGGTGGCTCATCGAGTCACCGGTGTCCTCATCTTCTTCTTCCTGTTCGCCCACGTCCTCGACACCGCTCTCGTACGCGTCTCCCCGCAGGCGTACAACAGCGTCATTGCGACGTACAAGACCTGGCCCGTCAACCTGATGGAGTACGGCCTCACGGCCGCCATCCTGTTCCACGCGCTGAACGGCCTGCGCGTCATCGCGGTGGACTTCTGGGCGAGAGGCCCGAAGTACCAGCGCCAGATGCTCTGGTCGGTCGTTACCCTGTGGGTCCTCCTCATGGCGGGTGCGTTCTACCCGATCCTGCGCGTGACCCTCCGCACTTGGTTCGGGTGA
- a CDS encoding HAMP domain-containing sensor histidine kinase produces MTDRSKATRPRPGLGLLRRLQTTSLRIRLIVVFALVALAAAVSVSGISYWLNRDAVLKRTQDAALSDFRSALDRTVTALPLQPSCDELHQAATLMADTGLQYDVVLVQSGCVATSARGITMSMVPATLVTSVGQPCAHCATGPGQYHLFWQRTTLDGTPYLIGGVQVQPVGPTAYMFKSLDDERSDLDSLAWSLSIATLLALVGSALLAQLAASTVLRPVARLGEAARQLGAGRLDTRLEISGAAELADLSQTFNQTAESLQAQVEELSAREHASRRFVADMSHELRTPLTAMTAVTDILEDEADTLDPMIAPAVRLVVNETRRLTDLVENLMEVTRFDAGTAKVVLDDVDVSDLITSCIDTRAWLDAVELDAPRGIVARVDPRRVDVVLANLIGNALKHGGSPVRVRVRVERDELVVTVTDSGPGIPEDVLPHVFDRFFKADAARRRSEGSGLGLSIASENARIHGGTITAANSAEGGACFTLRLPMTSAVEPGHPLAADGGPRRTGPAPAPGAAPGTDSGSTGSGGGTGGGAPGTDSSSKGTTA; encoded by the coding sequence GTGACAGACCGTTCGAAGGCCACCCGGCCCAGGCCCGGGCTGGGGCTGCTGCGCCGCCTGCAGACCACCTCGCTGCGGATACGGCTCATCGTCGTCTTCGCGCTGGTGGCGCTGGCCGCCGCGGTGTCGGTGTCCGGCATCTCGTACTGGCTCAACCGCGACGCCGTGCTCAAGCGCACCCAGGACGCCGCGCTCAGCGACTTCCGCAGCGCCCTGGACCGGACCGTCACCGCCCTGCCGCTCCAGCCCAGCTGCGACGAGCTGCACCAGGCCGCGACACTGATGGCCGACACCGGCCTGCAGTACGACGTGGTGCTGGTGCAGAGCGGCTGCGTGGCGACCTCGGCCCGGGGCATCACCATGTCCATGGTGCCCGCGACGCTGGTCACCTCGGTCGGGCAGCCCTGCGCGCACTGCGCCACCGGGCCCGGCCAGTACCACCTGTTCTGGCAGCGGACCACGCTGGACGGCACGCCCTACCTGATCGGCGGGGTGCAGGTGCAGCCGGTCGGCCCCACGGCGTACATGTTCAAGTCCCTGGACGACGAGCGCAGCGACCTGGACTCGCTGGCCTGGTCGCTCAGCATCGCCACCCTGCTCGCCCTGGTCGGCTCGGCGCTGCTGGCCCAGCTGGCCGCGTCCACGGTGCTGCGCCCGGTGGCCCGGCTGGGCGAGGCCGCCCGGCAGCTGGGCGCCGGACGCCTGGACACCCGGCTGGAGATCAGCGGCGCGGCCGAGCTGGCCGACCTGTCGCAGACCTTCAACCAGACCGCGGAGTCGCTCCAGGCCCAGGTCGAGGAGCTCAGCGCGCGCGAGCACGCCAGCCGCCGGTTCGTCGCCGACATGTCGCACGAGCTGCGCACCCCGCTGACCGCCATGACCGCCGTCACCGACATCCTGGAGGACGAGGCGGACACCCTCGACCCGATGATCGCCCCGGCGGTGCGGCTGGTCGTCAACGAGACCCGCAGGCTCACCGACCTGGTCGAGAACCTGATGGAGGTCACCCGCTTCGACGCCGGCACGGCCAAGGTCGTCCTCGACGACGTCGACGTCTCCGACCTGATCACCTCCTGCATCGACACCCGCGCCTGGCTGGACGCGGTCGAGCTGGACGCGCCGCGCGGCATCGTCGCCCGGGTGGACCCGCGCCGGGTGGACGTGGTGCTGGCCAACCTCATCGGCAACGCGCTCAAGCACGGCGGCTCGCCGGTCCGGGTCCGGGTCCGGGTCGAGCGGGACGAGCTGGTGGTGACCGTCACCGACAGCGGCCCGGGCATCCCCGAGGACGTCCTGCCGCACGTCTTCGACCGCTTCTTCAAGGCGGACGCCGCCCGCCGCCGCTCCGAGGGCAGCGGCCTGGGCCTGTCCATCGCCTCGGAGAACGCCCGCATCCACGGCGGCACCATCACCGCCGCCAACTCCGCCGAGGGCGGGGCCTGCTTCACCCTGCGGCTGCCGATGACCTCGGCCGTCGAGCCCGGCCACCCGCTGGCGGCGGACGGCGGACCCCGGCGCACCGGCCCCGCGCCCGCGCCGGGCGCGGCACCGGGCACGGACAGCGGCAGCACGGGCAGCGGCGGCGGCACGGGCGGCGGCGCGCCGGGCACCGACAGCAGTTCGAAGGGCACCACAGCGTGA
- a CDS encoding amidohydrolase — protein sequence MSHPVDVPSVPAAPFDHGSRVRALLPELIGIRRDLHMHPELGRQEFRSTELIRARLEQAGLAPRVLPGGTGLICDIVPEGTPAGTPLTAFRADIDALPIDDAKPASVPYRSTVPGRAHACGHDVHTAIVLGLGLVLAEAAGSGALAHPVRLLFQPAEEVMPGGALDMIAAGAMEGVGRIFAVHCDPKVEVGRIGLKVGAITSACDRLLVTLDGPGGHTARPHLTTDLVMAVAKTAAELPSALGRRMDPRWGVSLVWGRIASGSAVNAIPQHAELEGTVRCLELEGWRETPGALEELVGQVAETYRAKWVLDYHRGVPPVVNEESSVQLIGEAMERGFGPGRVEGTEQSLGGEDFSWYLEHVPGALARLGVRPVGDTATRDLHQGTFDVDEDAIGVGLELFAQLALG from the coding sequence GTGAGCCATCCTGTTGACGTTCCATCCGTCCCGGCAGCCCCCTTCGACCACGGCAGCCGCGTCCGCGCGCTGCTGCCGGAGCTGATCGGCATCCGCCGCGACCTGCACATGCATCCGGAGCTGGGGCGGCAGGAGTTCCGCAGCACCGAGCTGATCAGGGCCCGGCTGGAGCAGGCCGGGCTCGCCCCCCGGGTCCTGCCCGGCGGGACGGGCCTGATCTGCGACATCGTCCCCGAGGGCACCCCGGCCGGTACGCCGCTGACGGCGTTCCGGGCCGACATCGACGCCCTGCCGATCGACGACGCCAAGCCCGCCTCCGTGCCCTACCGCTCCACCGTCCCCGGGCGGGCGCACGCCTGCGGGCACGACGTCCACACCGCGATCGTGCTGGGCCTCGGGCTGGTGCTGGCGGAGGCCGCCGGGTCCGGCGCGCTGGCCCACCCGGTGCGGCTGCTGTTCCAGCCCGCCGAGGAGGTCATGCCCGGCGGGGCGCTGGACATGATCGCGGCCGGTGCCATGGAGGGCGTCGGCCGGATCTTCGCCGTGCACTGCGACCCCAAGGTCGAGGTGGGCCGGATCGGGCTGAAGGTCGGCGCGATCACCTCCGCCTGCGACCGGCTGCTGGTCACCCTGGACGGCCCCGGCGGCCACACCGCCCGTCCGCACCTGACCACCGACCTGGTGATGGCGGTCGCCAAGACCGCCGCCGAGCTGCCCAGCGCGCTGGGCCGGCGGATGGACCCGCGCTGGGGCGTCAGCCTGGTGTGGGGCCGGATCGCCAGCGGCTCGGCGGTCAACGCCATCCCGCAGCACGCCGAGCTGGAGGGCACCGTCCGCTGCCTGGAGCTGGAGGGCTGGCGGGAGACCCCGGGCGCGCTGGAGGAGCTGGTCGGCCAGGTCGCCGAGACCTACCGGGCCAAGTGGGTGCTGGACTACCACCGAGGTGTGCCGCCGGTGGTCAACGAGGAAAGCTCGGTCCAGCTGATCGGCGAGGCCATGGAGCGCGGCTTCGGCCCCGGCCGGGTGGAGGGCACCGAGCAGAGCCTGGGCGGCGAGGACTTCTCCTGGTACCTGGAGCACGTGCCCGGCGCGCTGGCCCGGCTCGGCGTCCGGCCGGTCGGCGACACCGCCACCCGCGACCTGCACCAGGGAACCTTCGACGTGGACGAGGACGCCATCGGCGTGGGCCTGGAGCTGTTCGCCCAGCTGGCGCTGGGCTGA
- a CDS encoding SDR family oxidoreductase — MAGRFSNRVAVVTGASSGIGAATARRLAEEGFSVALVARRTERIEALAKEITAAGGRACAHTLDVTDRAAVDAFAASLERVDVLVNNAGGAYGADSVESGDPADWRRMFEVNVIGVLHVTQALLPALRASGDGVVVVLSSTAAFVPYEGGGGYVAAKAGEHAIAGTLRLELVGQPIRIVEIAPGMVRTEEFSLTRLGGDAEKAAAVYAGVAEPLTADDVADTIAWAVTRPPHVNVDLLVLRPRAQAAAHKVHREG; from the coding sequence ATGGCGGGTCGTTTCAGCAACAGGGTCGCCGTGGTCACCGGCGCCAGCAGCGGCATCGGCGCGGCCACCGCCCGGCGGCTCGCCGAGGAGGGCTTCAGCGTGGCCCTGGTCGCCCGCCGGACCGAGCGGATCGAGGCGCTGGCCAAGGAGATCACCGCGGCCGGCGGCCGGGCCTGCGCACACACCCTGGACGTCACCGACCGGGCCGCCGTGGACGCCTTCGCCGCCTCGCTGGAGCGGGTGGACGTCCTGGTCAACAACGCCGGCGGGGCCTACGGTGCGGACAGCGTGGAGAGCGGCGACCCGGCCGACTGGCGGCGGATGTTCGAGGTCAACGTCATCGGGGTGCTGCACGTGACGCAGGCGCTGCTGCCCGCGCTGCGGGCCAGCGGCGACGGCGTGGTGGTGGTCCTCTCCTCGACCGCCGCGTTCGTCCCGTACGAGGGCGGCGGCGGCTACGTCGCGGCCAAGGCCGGCGAGCACGCCATCGCCGGGACGCTGCGACTGGAGCTGGTCGGCCAGCCGATCCGGATCGTCGAGATCGCCCCCGGCATGGTGCGCACCGAGGAGTTCTCGCTGACCCGGCTGGGCGGCGACGCCGAGAAGGCGGCGGCGGTGTACGCGGGCGTGGCCGAGCCGCTGACCGCGGACGACGTGGCCGACACCATCGCCTGGGCGGTCACCCGCCCGCCGCACGTCAACGTGGACCTGCTGGTGCTGCGCCCGCGCGCGCAGGCCGCCGCGCACAAGGTGCACCGCGAGGGCTGA
- a CDS encoding MFS transporter has product MPSATRGASDEQQPGAPVSPADAAQAAPPTSLPHTAPKPTPAPAPASASAPDADLRHLPGSRGLRRTQLALFGAGLATFLLLYSTQALLPALSASMRLTPAQASLTVSAAAIGLALAVIPASALSEKYGRTAVMTCSVFTAVALAAVIPFSPDLAVLTTLRAVQGVALAGLPATAMAYLAEEVHPSALASAMGLYVAGNSIGGMSGRLVSGIVAGSFGWRWGLASVAVLALLCAVAFRVLIPRARHFRPGPINPAALLRTVGSHLRNPLLGRLFVLGMLFMTVFGAVYTVMGYRLVAAPFDLPQGLASSIFAVYLVGTFASALSARITGRFGRRGTLYLAVGTTSAGLLLTLPDSLPTALLGLVLITAGFFTGHCVASASVGRAVTRGRAQASALYLAAYYLGNSLGGTLGAGAYHAGGWTDTVYVGLAAMALAAAVTLYATARAHAVTRTRVLATAR; this is encoded by the coding sequence ATGCCCTCTGCGACCAGGGGGGCATCCGACGAGCAGCAGCCGGGTGCCCCCGTCTCCCCTGCCGACGCGGCCCAGGCCGCTCCCCCGACCTCCCTTCCCCACACCGCGCCGAAGCCGACCCCCGCGCCCGCGCCCGCATCGGCATCCGCGCCCGACGCGGACCTGCGCCACCTGCCCGGCAGCCGCGGCCTGCGCCGCACCCAGCTGGCGCTGTTCGGCGCGGGCCTGGCGACCTTCCTGCTGCTGTACTCCACCCAGGCGCTGCTGCCGGCGCTCTCGGCCTCGATGCGGCTGACCCCGGCGCAGGCCAGCCTCACCGTCTCGGCCGCCGCGATCGGCCTGGCCCTGGCGGTGATCCCGGCCAGCGCGCTGTCCGAGAAGTACGGCCGGACCGCGGTGATGACCTGCTCGGTGTTCACCGCCGTCGCCCTGGCCGCGGTCATCCCCTTCTCCCCGGATCTGGCGGTACTCACCACGCTCCGGGCGGTGCAGGGCGTGGCCCTGGCCGGGCTGCCCGCGACCGCCATGGCCTACCTGGCGGAGGAGGTCCACCCCTCGGCGCTGGCCTCGGCCATGGGGCTGTACGTCGCCGGGAACAGCATCGGCGGCATGAGCGGGCGACTGGTCTCCGGCATCGTCGCCGGCTCCTTCGGCTGGCGCTGGGGGCTGGCCTCGGTCGCGGTGCTGGCGCTGCTGTGCGCGGTCGCGTTCCGGGTGCTCATCCCCCGGGCCCGGCACTTCCGCCCGGGCCCGATCAATCCGGCGGCGCTGCTGCGGACGGTCGGCTCGCACCTGCGCAATCCGCTGCTGGGGCGGCTGTTCGTGCTCGGCATGCTGTTCATGACGGTCTTCGGCGCGGTCTACACGGTCATGGGCTACCGGCTGGTCGCCGCGCCCTTCGACCTGCCGCAGGGCCTGGCCAGCTCGATCTTCGCGGTCTACCTGGTGGGGACGTTCGCGTCCGCCCTCTCGGCCCGGATCACCGGCCGCTTCGGCCGCCGCGGCACGCTCTACCTGGCCGTCGGGACGACCTCGGCCGGGCTGCTGCTGACCCTGCCGGACTCACTGCCCACCGCCCTGCTCGGGCTGGTGCTGATCACCGCGGGCTTCTTCACCGGCCACTGCGTGGCCTCCGCCTCGGTCGGCCGGGCGGTCACCCGCGGCCGGGCCCAGGCGTCCGCGCTGTACCTGGCCGCCTACTACCTCGGCAACAGCCTGGGCGGGACGCTGGGCGCGGGCGCCTACCACGCGGGCGGCTGGACCGACACCGTCTACGTCGGCCTGGCAGCCATGGCCCTCGCCGCAGCCGTCACCCTCTACGCCACCGCCCGCGCCCACGCGGTGACCCGAACCAGAGTCCTGGCCACCGCGCGCTGA